A window from Populus trichocarpa isolate Nisqually-1 chromosome 3, P.trichocarpa_v4.1, whole genome shotgun sequence encodes these proteins:
- the LOC18096968 gene encoding mitochondrial carnitine/acylcarnitine carrier-like protein: protein MGDVAKDLTAGTIGGVAQLIVGHPFDTIKVKLQSQPAPLPGQAPKYAGAVDAVKQTLSAEGPRGLYKGMGAPLATVAAFNAVLFTVRGQMEGLLRSQPGAPLTVNQQVVAGAGAGVAVSFLACPTELIKCRLQAQSALASSDSAVVAVKYGGPMDVTRHVLKSEGGVRGLFKGLVPTMAREIPGNAAMFGVYELLKQSFAGGEDTSQLGRGSLMVAGGLAGASFWVSVYPTDVVKSVIQVDDYKNPKFSGSIDAFRKILASEGIKGLYKGFGPAMARSVPANAACFLAYEVTRSSMG, encoded by the exons ATGGGGGACGTAGCGAAGGACTTGACTGCCGGGACAATCGGTGGTGTAGCACAATTGATAGTCGGGCACCCCTTTGACACCATCAAGGTCAAGCTCCAAAGCCAGCCTGCCCCACTCCCTGGCCAAGCTCCCAAGTATGCTGGTGCAGTGGATGCTGTCAAGCAGACTTTATCTGCTGAAGGCCCAAGGGGGTTATACAAAGGTATGGGAGCTCCACTTGCTACTGTGGCAGCCTTCAATGCTGTTCTTTTCACAGTGAGGGGACAAATGGAGGGATTGTTAAGGTCTCAACCTGGTGCCCCACTTACAGTTAACCAGCAAGTTGTTGCTGGTGCGGGTGCTGGAGTTgctgtttcttttcttgcttgtcCCACTGAATTGATCAAATGCAG GTTGCAAGCACAAAGTGCTTTGGCAAGTTCAGACTCAGCAGTGGTGGCTGTGAAGTATGGGGGGCCAATGGATGTGACCAGGCATGTTCTCAAATCAGAAGGTGGTGTGAGGGGTCTCTTCAAGGGCTTGGTTCCTACTATGGCACGTGAAATTCCTGGAAATGCTGCTATGTTTGGTGTCTATGAATTGCTGAAGCAGTCCTTTGCAGGAGGTGAGGATACTTCTCAGTTGGGAAGGGGCTCTTTGATGGTGGCCGGTGGCTTAGCTGGCGCTTCCTTTTGGGTATCTGTCTACCCCACTGATGTTGTTAAAAGCGTCATTCAAGTAGATGATTACAAAAACCCCAAGTTCTCTGGGTCTATTGATGCTTTTAGGAAGATCCTGGCTTCTGAAGGTATCAAAGGCCTGTACAAAGGTTTTGGCCCTGCCATGGCTAGAAGTGTCCCTGCAAATGCAGCATGCTTCTTGGCATATGAGGTGACAAGGTCAAGCATGGGGTGA
- the LOC18096969 gene encoding uncharacterized protein LOC18096969 yields the protein MEAARHSHSSMSLVPRLDHLDFVMKYLEGKRHLPKWRGNCSVGGAGRQSMPMDLAVKEACLKGSLMDRVACLEHRLFQLCLELDSSSTSATSSRASGCASSGQGLPTFTLATFNNPNQGHKEESLDHANRVELQAREKSQMQEQERKHSKPTKQELGKNRPNRDDKKCKSGKKKVPPKWPRLKLLGC from the exons ATGGAAGCTGCAAGACATTCTCATTCCTCCATGTCTCTTGTTCCTAGATTGGATCATTTGGATTTCGTT ATGAAATATTTAGAAGGAAAACGACATTTACCAAAATGGCGAGGAAATTGTTCGGTTGGAGGTGCTGGGAGGCAATCCATGCCGATGGATTTGGCAGTGAAGGAGGCTTGCCTTAAAGGGTCACTGATGGATCGAGTGGCATGTCTTGAACATAGGCTTTTTCAG CTTTGCTTAGAGTTGGATTCCAGCAGCACATCAGCCACTTCATCACGGGCATCTGGGTGTGCATCTTCTGGGCAAGGACTGCCAACTTTCACGCTGGCAACTTTCAATAATCCAAATCAAGGACACAAAGAGGAGTCCCTAGACCATGCTAACAGGGTTGAACTTCAG GCTCGGGAGAAGTCTCAGATGCAAGAACAAGAGAGGAAGCATTCGAAACCTACGAAGCAAGAACTTGGGAAGAATAGGCCTAACAGAGATGATAAGAAATGCAAAAGTGGGAAGAAGAAAGTGCCTCCCAAATGGCCTCGCTTGAAACTCTTAGGGTGTTAA
- the LOC18096970 gene encoding abscisic acid receptor PYR1, producing the protein MSQKSKDMTDPEQQESIASTTHHITIPSGLTQSESEELAPLITEFHTYRISAGQCSSLLAQLISAPNDTVWSIVRRFDKPQTYKHFIKSCSVGPGFTMTVGSTRDVNVISGLPAATSTERLDILDDEQQLTGFSIIGGEHRLRNYRSVTTVHGFEREGKIRTVVLESYVVDVPEGNTEEEARLFADTVVKLNLQKLASVAESLVRDGDGK; encoded by the coding sequence ATgtctcaaaaatcaaaagacatgACAGACCCAGAACAACAAGAATCAATTGCCTCCACTACCCACCACATCACCATCCCATCAGGTTTAACTCAGTCCGAATCCGAAGAGTTAGCCCCTCTCATAACCGAGTTCCACACCTACAGAATCAGCGCAGGTCAATGCTCCTCTCTTCTAGCCCAACTCATAAGCGCTCCTAACGACACCGTCTGGTCTATTGTCCGCCGTTTTGACAAGCCACAGACCTACAAGCACTTCATCAAGAGCTGCAGCGTGGGTCCAGGATTCACAATGACCGTCGGATCCACACGAGACGTGAACGTGATCTCTGGCTTGCCTGCAGCAACAAGCACGGAGAGGCTTGATATATTGGATGATGAACAGCAGCTCACGGGGTTTAGTATTATTGGGGGAGAACATAGGTTGAGGAACTACAGGTCGGTGACGACAGTGCATGGGTTCGAACGTGAAGGGAAGATCCGGACCGTTGTTTTAGAATCCTATGTCGTTGACGTACCTGAAGGGAATACCGAGGAAGAAGCACGGCTGTTTGCTGATACTGTTGTCAAGCTGAATCTCCAAAAACTTGCGTCTGTTGCTGAAAGCTTGGTTCGAGACGGTGACGGTAAATAA